The Leptospira sp. WS39.C2 genome contains a region encoding:
- a CDS encoding motility protein A, which translates to MDIATVIGLALGLALMLLGVVSGGLSLTDLIDIPSVMITFGGAAAATIISFPWTSTIGVGAVTKKAFQNPPSDLPGLITTLVSFSEKARREGLLALEDDINELPEEFLKKGIQLVVDGTDPELVRNIMETEIGNTAARHAYGRGWWDAYAGFAPGFGMLGTLVGLVGMLKNLGGGDASAIGQGMATALITTLYGSLAQNLFAAPVVRKLTRRSEDELVIKQVMVEGTLSIQSGDNPRIVKEKLASFLTPAERVALKDDGD; encoded by the coding sequence ATGGATATAGCTACAGTCATTGGTTTGGCATTAGGATTGGCCTTGATGTTACTTGGGGTTGTTTCGGGGGGTCTTTCACTCACCGACCTAATTGATATTCCATCCGTCATGATTACATTTGGTGGGGCAGCAGCAGCTACCATCATCTCCTTCCCATGGACATCCACCATTGGTGTGGGTGCTGTGACTAAAAAAGCGTTTCAAAATCCACCTTCGGATTTGCCAGGTCTTATCACAACACTAGTTAGTTTCTCAGAAAAAGCTCGTCGTGAAGGATTACTCGCTTTAGAAGATGATATCAACGAATTACCTGAAGAATTTTTAAAAAAGGGAATCCAACTCGTAGTGGATGGAACCGATCCCGAACTTGTCCGTAATATTATGGAGACCGAAATTGGGAACACCGCCGCAAGGCATGCTTATGGTCGTGGTTGGTGGGATGCTTACGCTGGTTTTGCGCCAGGCTTCGGGATGCTTGGGACCCTTGTGGGTCTTGTGGGGATGTTAAAGAACTTAGGTGGTGGGGACGCAAGTGCCATTGGACAAGGTATGGCAACAGCCCTAATTACAACATTATACGGATCCCTTGCTCAGAACTTATTTGCAGCACCTGTTGTGAGAAAACTCACACGTAGATCGGAAGACGAGCTTGTGATCAAACAAGTGATGGTGGAAGGAACTTTATCCATCCAGTCGGGTGATAACCCAAGGATTGTAAAAGAGAAACTTGCGAGTTTCTTAACACCAGCTGAACGAGTTGCCTTGAAAGATGATGGAGATTAA
- the kdsB gene encoding 3-deoxy-manno-octulosonate cytidylyltransferase: protein MSDQILGVIPARFASTRLPGKPLALIGTKPMIQWTYANASKSKSFHRLVVATDDKRIHDVVLGFGGESILTSPDHPTGTDRIIEVAENFSNYGIIVNIQGDEPGMETDLIDGVVDLKIKHRHWEMTTAAVPFSNQEDPKDPNKVKVVFDRNGRANYFSRSPIPASFKGEAIYHRHLGIYAYERDFLMSYNHLPVSDWETVESLEQLRALQNGSTIGVFLAEKANLGVDSPADLEVVIRDFKEKGLI, encoded by the coding sequence ATGTCCGACCAAATCCTTGGTGTGATCCCTGCTCGGTTTGCGAGCACGAGACTTCCTGGAAAACCACTGGCCCTCATTGGAACAAAACCAATGATCCAGTGGACTTATGCCAATGCCTCAAAGTCCAAGTCTTTCCACCGTTTGGTGGTAGCAACAGACGACAAACGAATCCATGATGTTGTATTAGGGTTTGGTGGTGAATCCATTCTCACGAGTCCCGACCATCCCACAGGAACCGATCGAATCATTGAAGTCGCAGAAAACTTCTCTAATTACGGAATCATTGTGAACATCCAAGGGGATGAACCAGGGATGGAAACAGATCTCATTGATGGAGTTGTGGATTTAAAAATTAAACACCGCCATTGGGAAATGACAACGGCAGCAGTTCCTTTTTCAAACCAAGAAGACCCAAAAGATCCTAACAAAGTAAAGGTGGTCTTTGATAGGAATGGTCGTGCTAATTATTTTTCTCGTTCTCCTATCCCTGCATCGTTCAAAGGCGAAGCAATTTACCACCGTCACCTTGGCATTTATGCGTATGAACGTGATTTTTTAATGTCCTATAACCATTTACCCGTTTCTGATTGGGAAACAGTAGAATCTTTAGAACAACTTCGTGCCTTACAAAATGGATCTACCATTGGTGTGTTTCTTGCCGAAAAAGCGAATTTGGGCGTGGATTCTCCCGCAGATTTAGAAGTGGTAATAAGAGATTTTAAAGAGAAGGGATTGATTTAG
- a CDS encoding MlaD family protein, with translation MKSKKINNETIVGIIFFSILVFAFFTTVIEPDKPTKKYPYRLSLFYSRIDGIKEGTEVRILGIQKGYVAHIDSRPLMDVPDRRFLDHNMDHAIELHIALEDPLTLWDNYEVDFQTVTLFSGRIININPGSSDGKRPFFKPTFREGEKSPDYLPSARYFDDFFKATSATMEENRSDLRQITLDFRSITDKLNHTEGTIPKIIGSTEMYDELLATIKDAETIGKEGRRYMESSRNLENTMPIPFLITASYYGRTTPITGRRIGPQN, from the coding sequence CCGTCATAGAGCCGGACAAACCAACCAAAAAATATCCATACCGACTTTCTTTGTTTTATTCACGGATAGACGGGATCAAAGAAGGAACAGAGGTAAGAATCCTTGGAATCCAAAAAGGTTATGTTGCCCATATTGATTCAAGGCCACTTATGGATGTACCTGATAGACGTTTTCTTGACCATAACATGGATCATGCGATCGAGTTACACATTGCTTTAGAAGACCCACTTACCCTTTGGGACAATTATGAAGTGGATTTTCAAACAGTGACTTTATTTTCGGGAAGGATCATCAATATCAACCCGGGTAGTTCCGATGGGAAACGCCCATTTTTTAAACCTACGTTCCGAGAAGGGGAAAAATCTCCAGATTACTTACCATCTGCACGGTATTTTGACGATTTTTTCAAAGCCACTTCCGCCACGATGGAAGAAAATCGTTCTGACCTCCGACAAATCACATTGGATTTCCGTTCCATCACCGATAAGTTAAACCATACTGAAGGTACAATTCCCAAAATCATAGGAAGTACTGAGATGTATGATGAACTTCTCGCTACGATCAAAGACGCAGAAACCATCGGAAAAGAAGGTAGAAGGTATATGGAGAGTTCTAGGAATTTAGAAAACACAATGCCGATACCATTTTTAATAACAGCTTCGTATTACGGCCGTACAACGCCTATTACGGGAAGAAGGATTGGACCACAAAATTAA
- the fliL gene encoding flagellar basal body-associated protein FliL: MGDREVDEEEGGLAEGSSASAGMSPIVKWLLYIAAAIFGIIIVTVISMFVAQKTATSVFKQQKNISLVKAPPPLEVYTFQEEFRVNTSDVGESHFVKLKMSLGFESGQPALSAELAARVAQMQNIINLVIARKTKDDLKSITNQLDLREEIKAHLNHILTNGKIKEVYFTEFLVN; the protein is encoded by the coding sequence ATGGGTGACCGTGAAGTAGATGAAGAAGAAGGTGGGTTAGCTGAAGGTAGTTCCGCCTCTGCTGGGATGTCCCCCATTGTCAAATGGTTATTGTACATCGCTGCGGCCATTTTTGGAATTATCATTGTAACCGTAATATCGATGTTTGTTGCTCAAAAAACAGCAACAAGTGTGTTCAAACAACAAAAGAATATCTCACTTGTGAAAGCTCCACCTCCTTTGGAAGTTTACACATTTCAGGAAGAGTTCCGAGTGAATACTTCCGATGTTGGAGAATCACACTTTGTAAAGTTAAAGATGTCTCTTGGATTTGAATCAGGGCAACCTGCACTTTCTGCAGAACTTGCAGCACGTGTCGCACAAATGCAAAACATCATTAACTTGGTGATAGCTCGTAAAACAAAAGACGATTTAAAATCCATTACCAACCAATTGGATTTACGTGAGGAAATCAAAGCCCACTTAAACCACATTTTGACCAATGGAAAAATCAAAGAGGTTTACTTTACCGAGTTTTTGGTAAACTAG
- a CDS encoding glycosyltransferase, giving the protein MKVAIIHDWLTGMRGGEVVLDSMLKAYPEADLFSLFYSKGKLNARIEDRKITTAFTNNLPFKEKYYRYYLPLFPTAIETLDLKGYDVVISSSHCVAKGVIPHPDTFHLSYVHSPMRYVWDMYYDYFPARKGFKFFLLQSIANYLRTWDAASANRVDFFTCNSHFVGRRIQKYYRRDYKIIYPPCLPQDFRVHDNSKDDYYLMVSAFAPYKKIDLAIEAFRENGKPLILVGGGQEEGNLTKNLPKNILWKKGLPRTEVIELYKKARGFIFPGMEDFGITPVESQAYATPVIAYGKGGALESVKDGKTGVFFAEQTVKSLNDAIKRAEKIQFKRWDFQNSINRFTEEKFVSEIRKVVDRHK; this is encoded by the coding sequence ATGAAAGTTGCAATTATACATGACTGGCTCACGGGAATGCGTGGGGGAGAAGTTGTCCTTGATAGTATGTTAAAAGCTTATCCTGAAGCTGATTTGTTTAGTCTTTTTTATTCCAAAGGAAAACTCAATGCGAGGATTGAAGATCGAAAAATCACCACCGCATTTACAAACAACCTTCCTTTTAAAGAAAAATACTATCGGTATTATTTGCCACTTTTTCCAACAGCCATTGAAACTTTAGATCTAAAAGGATATGATGTTGTCATCAGTTCTTCACATTGTGTTGCCAAAGGTGTCATCCCTCATCCCGATACATTCCATTTGAGTTATGTACATAGTCCAATGCGTTATGTTTGGGATATGTATTATGATTATTTTCCCGCAAGGAAAGGTTTTAAATTTTTCCTTTTACAATCCATTGCCAATTATTTAAGAACTTGGGACGCTGCTTCTGCGAATCGTGTGGATTTTTTTACGTGTAACTCTCATTTTGTGGGAAGACGCATTCAAAAGTACTATAGGCGTGATTATAAAATCATTTATCCACCTTGTTTGCCTCAAGACTTTCGGGTTCATGATAATTCAAAAGATGATTATTACCTGATGGTTTCTGCCTTTGCTCCTTATAAAAAAATAGACCTAGCCATCGAAGCTTTCCGTGAAAATGGAAAACCACTCATCCTTGTGGGTGGAGGCCAAGAAGAAGGAAATCTCACAAAAAATCTACCGAAAAACATCCTATGGAAAAAGGGACTGCCTCGCACAGAAGTGATCGAACTCTACAAAAAAGCTAGAGGGTTTATATTTCCAGGGATGGAAGACTTTGGGATCACACCAGTGGAATCGCAGGCCTACGCCACTCCTGTCATCGCCTATGGAAAGGGTGGGGCCTTAGAATCGGTAAAAGATGGCAAAACAGGGGTATTTTTCGCAGAACAGACGGTAAAATCCTTAAACGACGCCATCAAACGGGCTGAAAAAATCCAATTCAAACGTTGGGATTTCCAAAATTCCATCAATCGATTCACGGAAGAAAAATTCGTAAGCGAAATTCGAAAGGTAGTCGATAGACATAAATAG
- a CDS encoding flagellar FlbD family protein, giving the protein MVILHRLKGAEFVLNADLIETIEANPDTIITLVNEKKFIVQETVADVVERVIAYQTRIHNLPRVSDRRPEET; this is encoded by the coding sequence TTGGTCATTTTACATCGACTCAAAGGTGCGGAATTTGTTCTCAATGCAGATTTGATTGAGACCATTGAAGCAAATCCAGATACGATCATCACTCTTGTGAATGAAAAGAAATTCATTGTACAAGAGACTGTTGCGGACGTTGTGGAAAGGGTAATCGCTTACCAAACGAGAATCCACAACCTGCCTCGAGTGAGTGATAGAAGGCCTGAGGAAACATAA
- the motB gene encoding flagellar motor protein MotB: MATYGDMVTLLLCFFILLYTTGKTDAKEMQIILSAFKSTTGFFTGGQTLSKGSLEEMGMQIESLPSQVVGRNLSKSKKDAQEVFKPEVEAGKVRISENERGLVISLVGADYFYPGSAILTPAIRETLRKAAGLIKGLERFVRVEGHSDDDAVNPVSRPGREEREYINNWDLAGARAVNATVFMINAEEIEPSWFQAVSFGSYRPLVLENEGTPEAKAFNRRVDIIILTEKSTKRAPGESKYGLPDTRLPNTETNVEGEF; this comes from the coding sequence ATGGCGACTTACGGGGACATGGTGACACTTCTCCTTTGTTTCTTTATCCTTTTGTATACCACAGGGAAAACAGATGCAAAGGAGATGCAAATCATTCTCTCGGCATTTAAATCCACCACAGGATTTTTCACAGGTGGACAAACATTATCGAAAGGATCTTTGGAAGAGATGGGTATGCAAATTGAATCTTTGCCATCTCAAGTGGTAGGTCGAAACCTTTCCAAATCCAAAAAAGATGCACAAGAAGTATTCAAACCAGAAGTAGAAGCGGGAAAAGTGCGGATCTCTGAAAACGAACGAGGCCTTGTGATCTCTCTTGTTGGAGCAGATTATTTTTATCCAGGGTCTGCTATTCTAACGCCCGCTATCCGAGAGACTTTACGAAAAGCAGCAGGTCTTATCAAAGGACTCGAACGATTTGTGCGAGTAGAAGGGCATAGCGATGACGATGCTGTGAATCCAGTGAGTCGTCCTGGTCGCGAAGAAAGAGAATATATCAATAACTGGGATTTGGCGGGAGCAAGAGCTGTAAACGCCACTGTATTTATGATCAATGCAGAAGAAATTGAGCCTAGTTGGTTCCAAGCTGTAAGTTTTGGATCCTACAGACCTCTTGTGTTGGAAAATGAAGGTACACCAGAAGCAAAGGCTTTTAACAGAAGAGTGGATATCATCATTTTAACAGAGAAGTCTACAAAACGAGCTCCAGGAGAAAGTAAATACGGACTACCTGACACTCGTTTGCCGAACACTGAAACAAATGTAGAAGGAGAATTTTAA